The Bactrocera dorsalis isolate Fly_Bdor chromosome 2, ASM2337382v1, whole genome shotgun sequence region ATTGGTTTTCCGTGATAATAATGGCTAAAAGAAGAAAGATAAATTGCtagcaattaaaatatattatttactgtttaattcaaaatgTTTGAACTTGGTTTGAACTAATACATTGCAGAAAAACTTTCTCAATTATACAATAAAAAGTTTCGCCTATAAattatttggaatatatttagAGCTTATCAACATATAGTAACTCTGAAAATCTTACAAAAAtgtattacttttacttttgttatatactaatataatatttgagagagatattttattttcttactcagtgatttattactttaaaaagctaattatatacatacatttttcaaactttaattttcttacaattATTTTCAGTAGCCTTTATTATTCGGCACTTAAATGGCCATACGATAATACTTAAGTATGTAGGAATAGACGAGTATATAAGTATGCATTTGTATACGAGCACATATTAACTGTAAAATTTTGATGAATACACTGCTTGACTTATAATGTCAAAGCAAATTCTGCTCTTGATAACGCCTTCGATGGCATCGTTTCGGGCGTAAACTTGGGCGGGTGATTGTGTGGATGTTTGCCCAATTTAATGGAGCCATCCCATTTGGTAATGCAGCGGGCGGTACATTTGTTATCCGATACCCGCCTTCCATTACCTCTGGAACAAATCCAGTTTATCGTAGAACGAAAACTGGCTTCTTTTTTATACATGAACCCGTTGAAAATTAGATTATAACCCTGTTTTTGATTGCGCATATATAATACCTCTTGGTTTTCCAACCATACACCTAATGGAAAAGGCATGGTATATATAACGGCATCTCTTTTCTGTGATTCGTTTTCAGCATCTCTGCAATCCGAACTCCCTAGAATTTACGAGGAAATTaatattgcattttattagGTATCGTTACGAAGAGTAAAGAGTAAAAGCAATATATTTTACAGAGAAAAAAAACAGCTAATAATTATATTTCTGttaaaattaagatttattttttgtgtttggttGAAATTGTGAACAATCATCAACGTATTGCTACTGCATTGCCATGTTAAGTTCCGGTTCCTCGTTTTCGTCACGCCGAAGACAATCATCTGGTGGCGGCCTTGCATGGTTTGAATCGTCTGTATTAAAATGTGGCTGTCGAACGGAGAGCTTTGAACTTAAGTCAATTTCTTTAAGGCAGGttgtttttaattcattgcaaatTCTACGTCCGCACTCGATTTTCTCCGATTCATTGGCATGCGTGTGCATACCGTACAAACGTACATAACGTTTCGGTGAGACAATTAGACGAGCTCTACACTTATGCTTCGTGCAACGTATGCAGCGCCAATAACGTCCACGATTCTTTCGGTATAAGTAATTGTTGAGCACAATTAATGGATATCCCCGTTGACTAAAGATGAATTCCAAATCAGCGGCGTCGTATTCAATATTTGCATCTGAAACCAAATACCCTTAtttaaacatatgcatgtacgtaaagaaacaaaattatattgagTAAAGCAAAACCGCAGCATATATTAGTTTCAAATTCAAAACTCTTTTTTCCTATTATTTATTACGAAttttatatgtacgagtatgtacatatgtacgtacataaccaaaaacatatgtatgtttattctACGACTACtgacattttttaattagaagCTAATCATATACTAAACGATTAATTTCAGCCAAGTCGATGTGATACAGCGTAGGTATTGTTGTCTTCACATTCACCTCGTGTTGCGCTTCCTTACAGCAACGACAGTTTTccataattttgttttctaacGATATTTCCTTAGATTGTCGTCGTTGCACATTTTCCAAATGTTTTATTGTGTTCCAATTAATTACATCTTCCAATTCATTGCCACGTGTTAATAGTTTTACGTCTATAATTGCCGATATTTCATCGACGTTCGGGGTCATTGCCAAATTAATTGCAGgataaaaaacataataaatcaTAACCAAAAGATACGACACCACATTGATCATGCATAATgctaaatatttgtatggacaatTTTGAAACCCCAGCTGCTTCAACGGCGCAAGAAcccaaaatatatacaaagtaaACAGCAGCACTGAACATAAATAACAAGCGAAGCCCTGTATTGCCCGATAAGATGTTGGTGCAGGGTTCGGCATTATGTGAGGAATAATTTTTATCGCAACTTTGACTGCCCACATTGAAATAGAATTTTTGacaattatgacaaaaaaaaacaattgaataAATATGGTTTAAAAAAATAGGAAGTTAATAATTGTGGTTTTATACccaacacatatttttatttgttctcATATAAGTTTCGCAAGCTTGAcatttgtttatgtatgtaatctgataatatatgtatatacatacatttctatatgaaaatatacatatgtatatatttactgttTTCAATATCATCACAGTAAAGTTTACTATTTGAAAACTTCATTGTATAGGAGCAGCTGTTTCAAAAAGCCAgctaattcaaattaaaattcacTAAATGAACTTaaacattcataaaaaatattagttatgtTTCATAAGTTGTgtaatctttataatttaattaacatttatgttacataattatttgtttaaatggTATTATCACCTTATAACacgaaaatttttgcattttatggaGAGTCCAAATTTTGATACTTTAAATCAATTGACCAATTCTGCATTtttgtcgctacaacaacaacaaaaacaattttgcatTGCGGTGGTTGAACCTTACTCAGACTTAGCTTTAACACGATCTGCATAATTCTCGGGGGGTAAAACTATAAAGCAATATTAATTCCCTTACTTTACGTACTTTATGGGAAAAAAGAAATCACAAGTACAAATACATTCAACGTTTTAAAGCAAATTACGGACAATTCTCCAATAATACTACTACGTAAAATAAATTGGAGTAAATCCAATGGTAcatgtacaaatgtatttagACATTACAGCcgatcaattaaaataaatgaagagataagcaaaatttcaagtaaaatgtatttttttaatggaaattagaaaacgaaaaaaaaatgcgtAAGTTtaagattaatttaatttatttacaaagaatTGTAAAATTCTTTCTGTACTTCAATTTTACATTATTAAAACATGCTCGAAATGAGATGTTAGAAAATCTTCCGATTCCTCTGACTTCTATATTATATATGGTTTGTTATTACATATTATgaataaattgcattaaatatcAAAAGTGAACAATGCTGCTTTCTTATGCATAAccactatatgtatatgcacatatatgtatgtcacatACACGTGATatatcttatatttttatatttttagaattgtggctttgatttaataaaaatatgtggtaAGTAATTCCTTAACAGCAAATGCTTTTGTGCACAAGGAACAAAGTCACGTTGAACATAACAAACATTATATATTGAATCGTTTTGTAGTTAAATATTGCgccaaattaagcaaaaaatgtATAAGTCCATACTGACAAACAATCTGCGAATACTCCTCCATAAAAAGTGAATATATGGTTATTAAATTCATACTAGGAAAGTTTTAGAATAtgtgttattattattctttactCACTTGGATAATAATTGGAAATTATCAGCCATTTTCGTATATTGTTTTTATAGTGGGCTTAAACTTCCATTCAAGAAATTCACATACTCTGATTactatttccattttattttatagttgcATAGTTCTTGTAGAAACCAAAGCCCATTCATCAAAATGAACACAAAATACACATTACACAGTTTCACATACTATGTATTTTCTATGGTATAACTTGTTATATAGATGATAACACATAACTTATATTAttagtttcataaaaatatatgtagataaaatgcacaatattattttataagcaACGTAAAATGCGGCGAAAATAGTCAAACAGTAATTGCGAAACAATATACGCTTCAAAATGGCGTTTCGAAGTACAGGTATGCATCAAATATACGATTTAGGGTTTGCCGTGAAGagaatattttaattgcacATATTATTGGAATATATTGGTGATCCTTCAGAATATTTActtaatgcaaaaaattataaaatatgtattgtaaTTTAATATCTATTTGGAATATTCTtataatttgatatttaaattatgcaagacttaaaaaaaaaagttatcgtacataatatgtatatagactaCATCCGAATTAAAACTAATGAGGTATGCAACCCTACCTCATTTTTTTCGTTTACCGAATGACGCGTGACACCAACAAAATTTCACCCATcctacacaaaaataaataaatttatatttaatccTCACAATTagtgattttgttgttttatttcatgaatagtttaatattttattatatactcTAATGTGGTTTGATtggaatattaaatatatttaaacttttcaGCAAATTTATTAGAGTCCGACTCGGCATGGATTGAAACTCGTCCTCTAAAAGGAAAACGTGGACGTCGTCCTAAACAACCGAAAAAGGACGAACGTCTGGCAGACAGAGTATTAGCTGCTGTACAACGCGGCCGTGGGCAACCTGCTTTATACGCCTCTACTACCAAAGGCGGCATGAAACTTATCTACGAAGGACATCATTTTCGATTCACATTCCGAAGAGGTCCATATTCAATTTTTCAATGTTGTTATAAGGAGAATATGCAGGAATGTAAAGTTCGGGTTGTTACTGATCAGAAACGGGTCTTCCCCCTGGACGGAGAACATGTACATTTCATGCAGGCCACAGATAAAAGTGTAACATCTATGACTTTTGAACCTGATGGTCATTTGGACGATGAAGATAGTCAAGAACAGCACGAACAAAGTGACGCCTTCGATGAGTATGAGATACAGGTAACTGATTCAGTCCAGACAAGTGAGCCGCGAACAATGGAATTGGATAATTCGGAAGAGTTTTTGGCAGAGCCAAACGAAGATACACCTGTTTCCTCGGACACAAATgattttcgagaaaaaataaAGCGGCGCTTGCAAAAAGCACTTTTAGGCAAAAAGAAATGATACGACAATGTCGAATCCTTTGAATCAACCACatacaattataaatatttttttattatagattttataaatttctgtatACAGATATTTAATAGCAAGTGCCTTAAGTGGATAATACAGTGCATAAGAACATgaagataataaataaaaaaaaatataagtgccTATATAcagaattttaatatattacagGACAAGCATCTTTGGCTGATATGTGCGTATACTCGtaaactaataaattttttccaatatttactTACAGTAATGCAACATGTACGTAACTGTGGTCCGCAAATGTTTATTTACAGTCGTAAGGGCGGCACACTGTTGGCGATAAATGATTTTATATATCGCTCAAATTTAAAGCGTTTCGGAAGAAATAGTGACAAGGTATACTGGGAATGTATTCACAATCGTTCCAAAAAATGCCGAAGTCGTTTAAAAACTATTGGCGATGATCTATACGTTACAAATGGTAAATATTCAACGTTTAACTTGaaactattaataaatgtaaataaatttcctCAAGATGTTCACAATCATATAGGTGATGGTCAACGCATTGCTACCGCGAGACGGGctggtttattaatttataaaaaatttagttcaatAGGACAAAATGTCGGAAAATTACAATGCAATACGATCTCTTAGAAAagttaaatatgtttaaaatgttaaattttaaataaaatttttagtttatttgttaTGGACAATATACTTAGATAGacataagtatattatttttacattaataaaatagtccatatatgtatatcattttaaattacatacttacatacatatgtggatgAGATTCAAAACGCTAAACATTTAAAAAGTGACAATCGATTTTGTGCTGTCTTTACCacaatataccatacatatattataaaacttaaaatgtgATTGTCTTTTAATACATTtcgatacatacataaaaatataatttttcacgcatcaaaaattatgttataaagTCGGCAATATAAAATGTGTatcattttattaataatattgatgttttcaatttttactacaGCGAAcgctttattttttatgaagctCATCTAAATaatacttaattatttatatatatgaatttatctAAGTACGCTTGCTTAAGGCGTTGAAAATTGGAAAGATATCCAGATGCaacttaagaaaatttatatcgATAAAAGTATGTAGGTTTTTTTGATCAGAAGTTAATTAATATTGATGAAATGAAAGGTATGACGCAACAAATTATTATCAATGCGGTTTTGTCATATGATTCGTATTTTATTATAGTGAATTAGTTGGCAGTAAATTACTTAATTCTAAGATTTCATATAAACTAGTTATatgatttattatttcatttaaaataaaaaaaccgctCGCACTTGCTTATAATTTGAGGAATCTTAACATACTTTTGAAAAGTATTAATTCTTATTCTAAGGAGGACTGTTAATATAACACCCATTCGGTTGCATATTTGgctttaattttctatattgcATAGATGCAGTAGCTGCAATGGCGCTTGGGGTTACTACTGGCAATGCTTTATGCCATAAAAATGCTGCTGGTGGTGTATTATGTTGCCCGTGAAATTGAACGTGTGGTGATAGTCCGGCTTCTGTATACATTGGCACACCCAAACTATCTTTACGTACTTCTTTGATACCAGTTTCTATTTTGATACTATCACACATATTATTGTAAGCATCAGATAAAACAGTGTTCATATGTGGAGCTTTTGTTTGACAATACATCTGGCATGCTGATAGTATCTCTCTGTGACGCCTTTTTATATGACTAAGAAAGTTACCTGTAGACTTTGTAGTCCCTGATATTACACCTAAACATGTTGTGCATGTTGCTTGAATTCCTCCAAAAGTTTTCCGATTCGGCTGGACGTCTTTATAAAATTTCCCATCCAGTAATTTTGGTAATGTCATTGGTTTTGTtactaaaattgaaataaagtaaattttagtatattagtaattttaattgaaataagatTTTTCTACAGTATACGATAAAAGAATTTGTCaatgtcaaacaaattttaaatttactttaatgtaacacaaaattttttataaacttgtggaaaacatattcatattaattttctaGGTGCTTATAAGTCAGAAATAATTTATGGTGTTTATTGTACTTATCTATTGCACTTagaatacatatattacaaaaatagaATAGCATTTTGTTCCGTAGGTAAATGATTGCcggattaattttaataattgtttatttaagATCGCTTAGTAATGAAACCATCCTTAGCAAGCTTCCTTTTGACTCATCAATGAAATCAGGTGAAATTTCTACAAGATTATCTGTTTTCATTTCTGGATCATGTGTATGAGGTGAACCTGTAACCCGTATAGCCGATACATCGTCATGCAGCTTTGATGTGACAACAGTCGCTCTACACCCATACTTAACGTAACGTGAACAGCGccagaatatatttttgtgactTTGACGGTTCTCTACATAGCGATATCCGTTATAAATAAGCATAACACGGCCACGCTGTGTAGTAGAGTATTGTAAATATGTTGTAGTATTTTtgtcttcatatacatatttcaaatctgaaaaaaagtattttaaatgtTCATTAGTGTTAAATAATACGTTATAATTATAATGTATAATTATGCATAatactattttattataatatctgTATCATTTATACGCCGTTTCATGTCGTAATGTTAGATGTACTAAGACAATTgttctttattattaaaaaatcatatattattataaacacGATAAACTTATTATGGATTGACCTGAGAACTGCGTTCAAAAgtggaattattttttgaatgttgTTCACTTGCTGTTGGCGGTGTTACATTTGACATGTTCCTAATTTTGTGTTGTATAAACGAAAGCACTGTGTTGTCGTCAATGGTCTCTCCTCTCATTGAGAATACCTGTACTACATGGGCTATCAAAGATACTTCGgttatttaaataagaaaaatatacaaatggtAATTTACTTATTATGGATTTCAGCAAATTCTCGTCAAGCATTAGAAGTCGTTGCTTAGCATTTGAACGTGCTATATTTTCCAACACATCTAAACCAAATACCAGTTCACTTAACCGGGACGTATAAATGCAGGCGTTCGGTATAAAAATTTTAGCTAAATCATGTTTGGATACGTAAACTCTACTGCCAGCATGCAATGGAATTTTAGCCTCTGCCGActtatttgaaagttttttgtttgtttttacgtTTTTGTCTGTAAAATAAGcataatataaataatgtgattaaatatttgtatacaatttatgcatcaattatggaaaaaatgaaaacaaatttgtCAGCGGGATAAGAAAACCTTAAAATtgtctttatttaaattataattttttgattcacaaagtacattttatttaaaattttcataaatattacagCTTCTAAATGTAATTCATGCAAGTTGATTGTACAGGCATTGACCATGCTTCACACTCATAGCTTCatttcactttcagtttttcaTTTCACCAACTATTTTCGAGGCCGTTACTGGTGGATAATTCCCACAAATAATTGCCTACAATCACAATTAAAACagtttattcaattaaattcgcaccatttttattttaataaagtttactTCACAAGCTGTCCAAATGTATTTGTTGTCACATGAAATTAGTTGCAATACTCATTTATCGATATTCGACAAAGTCGatgtatctttttatttatcgaTAAGAAAATAACTCAATGCAGCATTAAAAACGAATATTCAAATTTGGAAGATGTAGGTAAATTTAACCTATTAAGGGGATGTTCGAGCAACCAAATAACTGCCGCAGTGATTGAGACTCGAACATCCCCTATGTcttttaaattactatatatatgatatattttttcacagaagtacaacaaattaaaaatcacTCTCTGAACTTACCCCTATAATGGTTCttaagtaaaatttaagaaGGCTTGGAAACATTGGTGTTTTAAATTTGGCAACTCTAAATGTCAGCGATACCTTAATTATTTGTTATAGTGCATCAGAAAAATTTGCGTGGTTAAAGATtcagatttgaaatgtaatactaaaactgaaaataataaagttaaaaaaaataatacttacaTTTTACAAACGTGTAAATCTTTCGTTTAATACGTTATTGATATTGAATTATGTTTCTTAGAGTACAGTGTTACTTATTTACGTTGATTGCTAAAGCGTCCTAAATAGTGTGTTAAAAATGTTTgctggaacatttttttttgcagctTTCTATATTACAATTCATGAAAAAAGATGTTTGATAAATGTTATAGAAATGTTttgataacaataaaaacacaaaattgtaaaatttatgaCTATTGTATATTAAGAATGCTCAATGTTAATCtacttattttatatgtaagatTTGGATAAGTTttgctacatatgtaaatggaaaTTCGTTTCCTTTTTTCAGAATATGGACCAGTTAATAATTCAAATGGCTTATTTTGTGCGGAAATTAACAAATTGCAGCAGCGCAAACAAAAATATGAGGATCTCGATGTATGCTTTACCAGAAGTGTTCGCGGGAACAATTTGCTAACTATCAACGGCAAGCCATACACATTAAATCGTCGAATAAAGGATGTTTGTTATTGGGAATGTGTAAAACTGCGATGCAAATACACAAAATGCACCGCGCGTGTCATTACAAAATGTGATCAGATTGCATCGTTGCGTGGAGATCATAAccatttataaatatgtgtaattatttagtgaatacttgaaaataaatttagtatgtTAGCAATAAGCGGTGTTTGAACGTGTTATGTGTATTGGAGACATTGTTCTTCTAATTGCTGTGACTAATAAACTTAAAACCTTACAGGTGTTAACAGATCTTGGATagcaacaaattttcaatttaaacgaAACAGACGTGGTGGCCTCAATCTACTTTATCATGGGTATATGTATACAGCGGAAAGAAGGTATAATTCCACAATAAACTGGGTGTGCAGTAAAAATAGTAGCCATACATTACGTTGTCCAGCGCGCTGCATCACAGCAGGTCAAAGTAATATTAAACTGAGTCAACGATGTCATAATCATTCACCAATTATTTGAAGGTAAGTTgttttaaatatgtgtatataaaaagttATGTATTTGGGTGcattaagaaataaaacaaagtggaatacgttttaaaaagaagttttaataatgaaatttatacaatttcaattgttcatattaaatttttcatagaaaGGATTTTCAATTAACGCTGAATTTctaatacaaatatgtatttatttattttttctttagctttttcagttaaaaatgaTCTCATCATCGGTACGAAATTTACAACTATAGAAAACTTTCGTTTTGTAATCGGATCACAATCTCCgagcaaatattatttgaagtGTGCAAATTTTCGTAACAAATGTCGCGCTCGTGCTGTTATACGCAAGGATACATTGGCTTTAATTTTACGGCGGAAACATAATCACACAGTAGAACAGCAaaattttaagagaaagtaataatgaagtaaataaataaatttggtttATTTAACTTGTAATAAGATATCTATAAGACTGCTTTGTGACATCATCCTACCAaataaacttacatacataaatagaataaaatacaaaatcaaaCACTAATACATCAACATTTGTAACACATCTCTTTTCTACCTTTATTGTAACAtctatattgttttattttagcaGACAACAATCTTCCGGTGCAATATATTCGCTCACGTCGAGGAACTCATCTCGTGCTTCAtgaatataatacatatacccCGAATGAAAAAGTTCGAGACGGACGACTTTCTCGAGATTGGAAATGCTCTATGTATCATAAGGCGAAATGTCGTGCCAGACTTGTAACAAAACACACATTCACCGGGGATGTAATCCATGTAACGTCAGCGAAACATACACATAAACCAATGTACACAGCTGCTGAATTGGAATtgatgcaaaaacaaaatctttTAACACATCAACCGAAACGAGAACATGAAATAACGGATAATGCACAACAGCTAGAACCAACTCGTCCTATTGGTTCTTTCCAATGTTTGCCCCAATTACAGCACATACAACAATTCCAGCCAATGCAGTTAGGAGCGCTCTATTTACCGCCCATAACAAATGTATCCCTTCTTCCGCCGCAATTTGATAAAATGCTGCCACgttaatttgaaagaaaaaccaAGTTGATaaatagtacaaaataaagaAGTCAATTATCCAAAAACTCAATCATTGTAGATATATATTATGaattaatattgcaaaaaaaaaacaaaaaatcagaaTGACCTtaagtacatataatattaaacaGTTAAAGATATCCCATTAACCACAGTTCAATTCTTTGCAGATAACAAGTCATCCTTAAACTTAGCGAGCCTATTTGCAACCGAAACGAATACAGAGAATAAAGACGACGGTAGAGAAGATAAAATATCATCATTGGTTCTAACTCAAAAGAAAATGAATCTTTGTTTTATACCAGGACAACGGGGTAAATCTTTGTTGTGTTTCAACCACTTTACTTACGCCAAAAATAATGTATGTGGTAATACAACATATTGGAATTGTCGCAGTCGACGTGTCGGTATGAAGCCATGCAACGCTCgcatcacaacaacaaaacaaccaaATGGTCTGTTCAGagtatgccttaccaaacctgAACACAATCATGAACCCTCTCTGCGCGTGCTGAAGAAGTTGAAAAGATCTCTTTAAACcttaacttaaataaaataagaaaactacaaatataaataataaacattcagAAAATTGTATGTTCTTAAAGTTGTATTTCTTTTTAgagtttatttatatgtattataattatttttgattattgtaaatttccactaataattatatttttatttattcttttaccTCACCTCCAGAAGGCAGTGTTGCTATTTATTCGGCCACATCAAGAGGACGGGTGCAGCTCATATATGGGGGCCAACCAttcatctttgaaaaaattttgaaattagcCACTGGCGAGGAAAAGAAATTTTGGCGTTGTAATCAATGGTGGAACCAAAAATGTCGTTCACGTGTCTATACCATTAATGACATAGTTATGCCACTTAACCGCTACCATACGCATGAAGAAATCGTACGACGTAAAAAGCGTACACGTAGGATACCACCGACTGTCAGTGCACAACCAAAGAAGGATAAGAAAGTGGCGACAACAGAAAGTTCGAGCGTAGATGCGGTAGGAGTCACAACCACGGACCCAATCGATGTATCTGAATTAGGAATGCActtaaaatatgaagaaatcGTAGCAGATGTTACGGAAATAGAAGAGCCTAATATCGtcataaaaaaagatttaaagaaataatttgtggaatatacatatatgcgcaaTATACACATATTGTAGGCACACAATTACTCcaactttaactttaaaattttgaaggaaATGTACTATAttgagtatataaaaatattgcttttttctAAAGCCGATTTAAAATAGTTCTTTGAATAAAATCTATAACTACTTTATagcaaataagttttttttacaagttttgcCGCTCAGGTGCAACATCATTAAaccaagcaaacaaaattttcctaCAACTAATTCATTATAAACttatgtatttttcattttagtaCCCATTTCAATACCTAAAGCTGGCAGTCAAAACTTTTACTTCACAGCTGGACAAAGGAAATCCGTTAAACTCGTATATGGAGGCTATCAATATGTCAAGTTCATGGAAAATTCTAAAG contains the following coding sequences:
- the LOC105222829 gene encoding uncharacterized protein LOC105222829 gives rise to the protein MTLNNKSSLNLASLFATETNTENKDDGREDKISSLVLTQKKMNLCFIPGQRGKSLLCFNHFTYAKNNVCGNTTYWNCRSRRVGMKPCNARITTTKQPNEGSVAIYSATSRGRVQLIYGGQPFIFEKILKLATGEEKKFWRCNQWWNQKCRSRVYTINDIVMPLNRYHTHEEIVRRKKRTRRIPPTVSAQPKKDKKVATTESSSVDAVGVTTTDPIDVSELGMHLKYEEIVADVTEIEEPNIVIKKDLKK
- the LOC115065883 gene encoding phosphatidylinositol N-acetylglucosaminyltransferase subunit P, giving the protein MWAVKVAIKIIPHIMPNPAPTSYRAIQGFACYLCSVLLFTLYIFWVLAPLKQLGFQNCPYKYLALCMINVVSYLLVMIYYVFYPAINLAMTPNVDEISAIIDVKLLTRGNELEDVINWNTIKHLENVQRRQSKEISLENKIMENCRCCKEAQHEVNVKTTIPTLYHIDLAEINRLVYD